A single window of Pseudarthrobacter psychrotolerans DNA harbors:
- a CDS encoding histidine phosphatase family protein has translation MTAAMPPESPAPPSGAPGTLLLLVRHGVTPTTGTVLPGRAPGLHLSDAGHAQAERVAERLGDLPVDAVYSSPLERAVETAEPTAARAGRDVTYDDGLLECDFGDWTGAALGDVAALPEWQTVQRRPSTFRFPNGESFTEMQARIVGSLEALRIAHAGGVVVCFSHADPIKATVAHALGTPLDLFQRITISPGSVSAIWFVEGQAPAVLMVNSTSEPLSGLRGP, from the coding sequence ATGACTGCAGCCATGCCGCCGGAATCGCCGGCACCTCCTTCGGGTGCGCCTGGCACCCTGCTTCTTTTGGTGCGCCATGGGGTGACGCCGACGACGGGCACGGTGTTGCCGGGGCGGGCGCCGGGGCTCCATCTGTCCGACGCCGGCCATGCCCAGGCTGAACGGGTCGCGGAGCGTCTCGGGGACCTTCCGGTCGACGCCGTCTATTCCTCGCCGCTGGAGCGCGCCGTTGAGACGGCGGAGCCGACGGCGGCCCGCGCAGGACGGGACGTGACGTACGACGACGGCCTGCTCGAATGCGATTTCGGCGACTGGACCGGGGCTGCTCTGGGGGACGTGGCCGCCCTGCCGGAGTGGCAGACGGTCCAGCGCCGCCCCTCTACCTTCCGTTTCCCGAACGGCGAGAGCTTCACGGAAATGCAGGCGCGGATCGTCGGATCGCTGGAGGCGCTGCGCATTGCCCACGCCGGCGGCGTGGTGGTGTGCTTCTCCCACGCCGATCCCATCAAGGCCACCGTCGCCCATGCCCTGGGCACGCCTCTTGACCTCTTCCAGCGGATCACCATCAGCCCCGGCTCGGTGTCGGCCATCTGGTTTGTGGAGGGCCAGGCGCCGGCCGTGCTGATGGTGAACTCGACGTCGGAACCGCTCAGCGGGCTGCGGGGGCCGTGA
- a CDS encoding putative transposase has product MGVMTAQPPLPIAIEEGAVPVGAAVSLAEDADGGRIFLHGQLIYAWDDGDTATRRFAAAKLADMKAATVTEVAAGFGVDPGTLWLWRRELKASGVAGLVPEKRGPRGASKLTPALISDIKVRRAGGDSFRTIAAAVDVSIFSVHRALSMDTADGADTPAVPAGQGAAQTGPKPAQREAEADSTMAEAAKELPVLPAPADRSGERAWARSGLLECAAPVFAPAARVPLAGLFLALPALERTGLLECAKETFGALPNGFYGLETILTGAVFQALAGEPRAEGITRIDPAALGRVLGLDRAPEVKTLRRKTAALASRGKAGDLLTAMAARHLNGSAEPGQDLAAVLYVDGHVRAYQGTRKIGKIHSTRLKFPVPATEETWVADTAGSPVLVVMAEPGAALTGELRRLLPQLRTIIGDDRRVLVGFDRGGWSPSLFQHMAENNFDVLTWRKGPTEDVQPSHFAEVTHTDEHGQTRTWEAADTQVGVPVGTTGEVFPMRQLSRQVNTPGGGSRQIHILTTNTNMPAGEIIYRMGARWRQENYFRYARIRFALDSHDAYTSSDDDPERSVPNPAKRKAYQQVLAAKTRYEKTLAETDAAMLAARTPPPGTSTVLITNTIHNAITADLLTAETALETAQTAHREIPARVPLGEIAAGQQVLETETKLLSHAIRMAAFNTASTLAREIRTNTGYARGDDEAHALIRQALTHSGDIDPRIDGYLTIRLDPLPTRRATTAISELCAHLTATETRYPGTDRILRFEIKNKETSPTN; this is encoded by the coding sequence ATGGGCGTGATGACTGCCCAGCCGCCCCTTCCCATAGCCATCGAGGAAGGCGCTGTGCCGGTCGGCGCGGCCGTATCGCTGGCGGAGGACGCCGACGGCGGCCGCATTTTCCTCCACGGCCAACTCATCTACGCCTGGGATGACGGGGACACGGCCACGCGCCGGTTCGCTGCAGCGAAGCTGGCTGACATGAAAGCAGCGACCGTGACCGAGGTTGCTGCCGGGTTCGGTGTCGATCCCGGCACGTTGTGGCTGTGGCGCAGGGAGCTGAAAGCCTCCGGCGTGGCAGGACTCGTGCCGGAGAAGCGCGGTCCGCGCGGGGCCAGCAAACTCACCCCGGCACTGATCTCGGACATCAAGGTCCGACGTGCCGGCGGGGACTCGTTCCGGACGATTGCCGCAGCCGTGGACGTGTCCATCTTCAGCGTCCACAGGGCGTTATCCATGGACACCGCGGATGGCGCCGACACCCCTGCGGTCCCCGCCGGCCAGGGGGCGGCGCAGACAGGACCGAAGCCGGCCCAGCGGGAGGCGGAAGCGGATTCCACCATGGCGGAAGCGGCGAAAGAGCTACCGGTGCTGCCGGCACCTGCGGACCGGTCCGGGGAGCGGGCGTGGGCCCGGTCCGGGTTGTTGGAGTGCGCGGCCCCGGTCTTCGCACCCGCGGCGCGGGTGCCGTTGGCCGGACTGTTCCTGGCCCTGCCCGCCCTCGAGCGCACCGGGCTCCTGGAGTGCGCGAAGGAGACCTTCGGGGCGTTGCCGAACGGGTTTTACGGGTTGGAGACCATCCTGACCGGCGCCGTGTTCCAGGCGTTGGCGGGGGAACCACGGGCCGAGGGGATCACCCGGATCGACCCGGCAGCCCTGGGCCGGGTCCTGGGCCTGGACCGGGCTCCGGAAGTGAAAACCCTCCGCCGTAAAACCGCCGCGCTGGCCAGCAGAGGCAAGGCCGGGGACCTTCTGACCGCAATGGCTGCTAGACACCTCAACGGCAGTGCTGAGCCGGGGCAGGATCTGGCTGCGGTGCTTTACGTTGATGGGCATGTCCGCGCGTACCAGGGCACCAGGAAGATCGGGAAGATCCATTCGACGAGGTTGAAGTTCCCGGTCCCGGCGACCGAGGAGACCTGGGTTGCCGACACTGCCGGGTCACCGGTCCTGGTGGTCATGGCCGAGCCCGGGGCCGCGCTGACCGGGGAGCTGCGCCGGCTCCTGCCCCAGCTGCGCACCATCATCGGCGATGACCGGCGGGTCCTGGTCGGGTTTGACCGGGGAGGCTGGTCCCCATCCCTCTTCCAGCACATGGCAGAGAACAACTTCGATGTGTTGACCTGGCGCAAAGGTCCCACCGAGGACGTCCAGCCCTCCCACTTTGCCGAGGTCACCCACACCGACGAACACGGGCAAACCCGGACCTGGGAAGCGGCCGACACCCAGGTCGGGGTGCCCGTCGGTACGACCGGGGAAGTCTTTCCGATGCGCCAGCTGTCCCGCCAGGTCAACACCCCCGGTGGCGGGTCACGGCAGATCCACATCCTCACCACCAACACCAACATGCCGGCCGGGGAGATCATCTACCGGATGGGCGCACGCTGGCGGCAGGAAAACTACTTCCGCTACGCCAGGATCCGCTTCGCCCTGGATTCCCACGACGCCTACACATCCAGTGATGACGACCCGGAACGGTCCGTGCCGAACCCGGCCAAACGCAAGGCCTACCAGCAAGTCCTCGCCGCCAAAACACGGTACGAGAAGACCCTGGCAGAGACCGACGCCGCGATGCTCGCGGCCCGCACTCCGCCGCCGGGAACATCCACGGTCCTGATCACCAACACCATCCACAACGCAATCACCGCGGACCTCCTGACCGCCGAAACCGCTCTCGAGACCGCACAGACCGCGCACCGGGAGATCCCCGCCCGGGTCCCGCTCGGTGAGATCGCCGCAGGCCAACAGGTCCTGGAGACCGAAACGAAACTGCTCAGCCATGCGATCCGGATGGCCGCGTTCAACACCGCGTCAACGCTGGCGAGGGAGATCCGGACCAACACCGGCTACGCCCGCGGCGACGACGAAGCCCACGCCCTGATCCGGCAGGCCCTCACGCACAGCGGTGACATCGACCCCCGCATCGACGGTTACCTCACCATCCGCTTGGACCCGCTCCCGACCCGACGGGCAACCACCGCGATCAGCGAACTATGCGCCCACCTCACCGCCACCGAAACCCGCTACCCCGGCACCGACCGGATCCTGCGATTCGAGATCAAAAACAAAGAAACGTCACCCACAAATTAA
- a CDS encoding SCO1664 family protein — protein sequence MSGRELTLLCEGSIELVGRIPRSSNETFLVELTGTDGISYAVYKPEAGERPLSDFEPGLYRRERAAYLLSESLGWGLVPPTVIREEAPLGVGSLQWFIQCDFQEHYFTLYADAPETHYELARIALFDYVSNNTDRKSGHVLRGEDGRVWGIDHGLCFSASFKLRTVIWEFAGEPIPDALLEDIAPLADAVPPDVAELIDAEEVTALEHRVQRLLREGVLPVDRTGMRYPWPLV from the coding sequence GTGTCCGGCCGGGAGCTGACGCTGCTTTGCGAGGGCAGCATCGAATTGGTGGGACGCATTCCGCGCAGCAGCAACGAGACGTTCCTCGTCGAGCTCACCGGCACGGATGGCATCTCGTATGCGGTCTACAAGCCGGAGGCCGGGGAACGGCCGCTGTCCGATTTCGAGCCCGGGCTGTACCGGCGGGAACGGGCAGCCTACCTGCTCAGCGAGTCGCTGGGGTGGGGCCTCGTGCCGCCGACGGTGATCCGCGAAGAGGCCCCGCTGGGGGTCGGGTCGCTGCAGTGGTTCATCCAGTGCGACTTCCAAGAGCATTACTTCACGCTCTACGCCGACGCACCCGAGACCCACTACGAGCTGGCCCGCATCGCCCTGTTCGACTACGTCAGCAACAACACCGACCGCAAAAGCGGGCACGTGCTGCGCGGCGAGGATGGCCGGGTGTGGGGCATCGACCACGGACTGTGCTTCTCGGCAAGCTTCAAACTGCGTACCGTGATCTGGGAATTCGCCGGTGAACCCATCCCGGATGCCCTGCTCGAGGACATAGCTCCGCTCGCAGACGCAGTGCCTCCCGACGTGGCCGAGCTCATCGACGCCGAAGAGGTCACCGCCCTGGAACACCGTGTGCAGCGCCTGCTGCGCGAAGGGGTACTGCCGGTCGACCGCACCGGCATGCGCTACCCGTGGCCGCTTGTTTAG
- a CDS encoding VWA domain-containing protein translates to MSVHNRSRYSRYRGGPDPLAPPVDLAEALDAVAEDVMAGYSPRHALQEFLRRGGRSREGLDDLAGRVQQRRKDLLGRHKLDGTLNEVRKLLDTAVLEERKQLARDAMMDNTDRSFREMQLQNLPRSTAAAVNELASYDWQSSTAREAYERIKDLLGREVLDQRFAGMKQALENATDEDRAAVNEMLQDLNGLLDKHRRGEDTHADFQNFMAKHGQFFPENPQSVEELIDALAQRAAAAQRMLQSMSPEQREELMSLSAQAYGSPQLMDQLGQLDDNLRSLRPGEDWTGSERFEGEEGLGLGDGTGVLQDIAELDELSEQLSQSYNGSSLDDLDLDALARQLGQDAAVTARTLAEIEKAMHDGGYLQRGADGDLRLSPQSMRRLGRALLRDTARQLSSRQGRRDTRVAGAAGEQTGSSRPWEFGDAEPWDVTRTITNAIRRTIADGGDPRSGLRLAADDIEVAETEARTQAAVVLLVDVSFSMAAQGRWVPMKRTALALHHLISTRFRGDRLQLITFGRYAQTTDIGELTALPPFQTKGTNLHHGLLLAGRFFRKHPSMQPVLLVVTDGEPTAHLLADGETWFDYPPHPETIRLTVAELDRLGRAGTQVTFFRLGDDPGLERFVQRMARRVGGRVVAPDVGDLGAAVVGEYLRAHFRGRPYGDADWAK, encoded by the coding sequence ATGAGCGTTCACAACCGGTCCAGGTACAGCCGGTACCGGGGCGGGCCGGATCCGCTCGCCCCGCCGGTGGACCTGGCGGAGGCACTCGACGCCGTCGCCGAGGACGTTATGGCCGGCTACTCGCCCCGGCACGCACTGCAGGAGTTCCTGCGGCGCGGCGGCCGCAGCCGCGAAGGCCTGGACGACCTCGCCGGTCGCGTCCAGCAGCGCCGCAAGGACCTTCTGGGCCGGCACAAACTGGACGGCACCCTCAATGAAGTCCGGAAACTGCTGGACACCGCAGTGCTGGAGGAGCGCAAACAGCTGGCCCGCGACGCCATGATGGACAACACCGACCGCTCCTTCCGGGAGATGCAGCTGCAGAACCTGCCCCGGTCCACGGCGGCAGCGGTCAACGAGCTGGCCTCCTATGACTGGCAGTCGAGCACAGCGCGGGAAGCCTACGAGCGGATCAAGGACCTGCTGGGCCGCGAGGTCCTGGACCAGCGGTTCGCCGGCATGAAGCAGGCGCTTGAGAACGCCACGGATGAGGACCGCGCGGCCGTCAACGAGATGCTGCAGGACCTCAACGGGCTCCTCGACAAACACCGGCGCGGCGAGGACACCCACGCGGACTTCCAGAACTTCATGGCCAAGCACGGCCAGTTCTTCCCCGAGAATCCACAGTCGGTCGAGGAGCTGATCGACGCTCTCGCCCAGCGCGCGGCAGCAGCCCAGCGGATGCTGCAATCCATGTCCCCGGAGCAGCGGGAGGAGCTGATGAGCCTCTCCGCCCAGGCGTACGGCTCGCCACAACTCATGGACCAGCTCGGCCAACTCGACGACAACCTGCGCTCCCTGCGCCCCGGCGAGGACTGGACCGGCTCCGAACGCTTCGAGGGCGAGGAAGGGCTCGGTCTGGGCGACGGCACCGGCGTGCTCCAGGACATCGCCGAGCTGGACGAGCTGTCCGAACAGCTCTCCCAGTCCTACAACGGTTCCAGCCTGGACGACCTGGACCTCGACGCCCTGGCCCGCCAGCTCGGGCAGGACGCCGCCGTCACGGCACGCACCCTCGCGGAAATCGAGAAGGCAATGCACGACGGCGGGTACCTCCAACGCGGGGCGGACGGGGATCTCCGGTTGTCACCGCAGTCCATGCGGCGGCTCGGGAGGGCGCTGCTGCGGGATACCGCCAGGCAACTGTCCAGCCGGCAGGGGCGCCGGGACACCCGCGTTGCCGGGGCAGCCGGGGAACAGACCGGCTCCAGCCGCCCTTGGGAGTTCGGCGACGCCGAGCCGTGGGACGTCACGCGAACCATCACCAACGCGATCCGCCGGACCATTGCCGACGGCGGCGACCCCCGCAGCGGACTGCGCCTCGCCGCGGACGACATCGAGGTGGCGGAAACTGAGGCGCGCACGCAAGCCGCCGTGGTCCTGCTCGTGGACGTGTCCTTCTCGATGGCCGCCCAAGGACGCTGGGTGCCCATGAAACGCACCGCGCTCGCCCTGCACCACCTCATTTCAACGCGCTTCCGCGGCGACCGGCTGCAGCTGATCACGTTCGGCCGCTACGCGCAGACCACGGACATTGGCGAGCTCACCGCCTTGCCGCCCTTCCAGACCAAGGGAACCAATCTGCACCACGGTTTACTGCTGGCCGGCCGGTTCTTCCGCAAACATCCGTCCATGCAGCCCGTCCTGCTGGTAGTGACCGACGGCGAACCAACCGCGCACCTGCTGGCAGACGGTGAGACCTGGTTCGACTACCCGCCGCACCCGGAGACCATCCGGCTCACCGTGGCCGAGCTCGACCGCCTGGGGCGTGCCGGCACACAGGTCACGTTCTTCCGGCTCGGTGATGACCCCGGTCTGGAACGGTTCGTCCAGCGCATGGCGCGCCGGGTCGGCGGCCGCGTGGTGGCGCCCGACGTCGGTGATCTGGGCGCCGCCGTGGTGGGGGAGTACCTCCGCGCCCACTTCCGCGGCCGCCCCTACGGCGACGCCGACTGGGCCAAATAG
- a CDS encoding AIPR family protein produces MGTLDRITESLLNSFIEQEQLQYLKPHEAFEHFAAFSVIAPKLHESLSTDDVAVGQGSTPGIDSLAIVTNGALISSPDELDELTKSGSSIDVDFYFIQSKTSGKFEGARMADFADEVRSFFQSNDVHASLQEAKELTTKLLSLGMRLKRNPTCHMYYVTPGRWSDDPFLQKKIATSVERLEDTNMFSKVIFTPVGANQLQDMYRAAHSKTEVNFTFSSKVTLPRIEGVQQSYIGVLPGSQFLQIIRDVDGDLRRGIFEDNVRDFQGSNNTVNAKIRTSIENSGDRFSVLNNGVTIVAKAATVLGDDFTLEDFQIVNGCQTSNVLFEARDSLASVTIPVRIIVTQDDSIATQITDATNSQSQVKTEDLYSLLQFQRKLEAFFATYSEAERLYYERRSQQYRAISNTPRSRVVTRAQLVKSFASVFLDEPNRASRYYSTLYSVLGDRLFNDDHELESYYSAAVALFRSEALFRSGVLKNELKPVRYHLLQAVRHLVVGSKLEPFNSAAQKKTAAAFAALLWNPDHSESIFKTAAKIVIDASDGNELTRDFSKLATFTKRVAEEAATARALSKSKPWILP; encoded by the coding sequence TTGGGGACTTTGGACAGGATCACAGAATCGCTCCTGAATTCATTCATAGAGCAAGAGCAGTTACAGTACCTAAAGCCACATGAAGCGTTTGAGCACTTTGCTGCTTTTTCTGTAATTGCCCCAAAACTACATGAGAGCCTTTCGACAGATGACGTCGCGGTTGGTCAGGGCAGCACCCCTGGTATTGATTCTTTAGCGATCGTGACCAATGGAGCGCTAATCAGCTCCCCCGATGAACTGGATGAGCTAACTAAGAGCGGTAGCAGTATCGATGTCGACTTTTATTTCATCCAAAGCAAGACCAGTGGGAAATTTGAAGGCGCCCGCATGGCTGACTTCGCAGATGAAGTTCGTTCCTTCTTCCAAAGTAACGATGTGCACGCCAGCCTCCAGGAGGCGAAGGAACTGACCACCAAGCTCCTCAGTCTCGGCATGCGTCTGAAGCGGAATCCTACATGCCACATGTACTACGTCACGCCGGGCAGGTGGAGTGATGATCCTTTCTTGCAAAAAAAGATCGCGACTTCTGTCGAGCGGTTAGAAGACACGAATATGTTCTCCAAGGTAATCTTCACTCCGGTGGGAGCTAATCAACTTCAGGATATGTACAGGGCGGCCCACAGTAAAACTGAGGTCAATTTCACCTTTTCAAGCAAGGTGACTCTGCCGCGGATTGAAGGTGTTCAACAGTCGTACATCGGGGTGCTGCCCGGATCGCAGTTTCTCCAGATAATCCGAGATGTCGACGGCGACCTCCGAAGAGGTATTTTCGAAGATAACGTTCGTGATTTTCAGGGATCTAATAATACCGTAAACGCGAAGATCCGGACCTCTATTGAGAATAGCGGCGACCGCTTCAGCGTACTCAACAATGGTGTGACAATCGTGGCCAAGGCCGCGACAGTTTTGGGCGACGATTTCACCCTTGAGGATTTTCAAATCGTAAACGGCTGTCAAACCTCAAACGTTTTGTTTGAGGCAAGAGATTCGCTCGCAAGTGTAACGATTCCTGTGCGAATCATCGTCACCCAAGATGATTCGATTGCAACCCAAATAACCGATGCAACCAATAGTCAAAGCCAGGTGAAAACGGAGGATCTTTACTCACTTCTTCAGTTCCAGAGGAAGTTGGAAGCTTTTTTCGCTACGTACTCTGAAGCTGAACGTCTCTACTATGAGCGACGATCGCAACAGTATCGCGCGATCTCCAATACACCCAGAAGCCGGGTTGTAACTCGCGCGCAATTGGTCAAATCCTTTGCGTCGGTGTTTCTTGATGAACCAAATCGGGCCAGTCGCTACTACTCAACCCTCTATTCTGTCCTCGGCGACCGTCTTTTCAACGATGATCATGAACTTGAAAGCTACTACTCCGCGGCTGTAGCCCTTTTCCGGAGCGAAGCCCTATTCCGCAGTGGTGTACTCAAGAATGAGCTGAAGCCCGTTCGCTATCACCTCCTACAAGCTGTTAGGCACCTTGTTGTCGGAAGTAAGTTGGAGCCGTTCAATAGCGCGGCCCAAAAGAAGACTGCAGCAGCATTTGCCGCACTTCTCTGGAACCCGGATCATAGTGAGTCAATCTTCAAAACGGCAGCGAAGATAGTCATCGACGCATCAGACGGCAACGAGTTGACCCGCGACTTTTCCAAGTTGGCGACGTTCACGAAGCGTGTGGCGGAAGAAGCCGCCACAGCCCGAGCGTTGTCGAAGAGCAAACCTTGGATTCTCCCCTAG